A genomic region of Xiphophorus couchianus chromosome 18, X_couchianus-1.0, whole genome shotgun sequence contains the following coding sequences:
- the LOC114133592 gene encoding caspase-1-like isoform X2 — MADKELARVRGRFVEKVSKALIKQLLDDLLEDRLLNDGETDSVLEDNTGKADMARCLIDMVRRKGDRASRKMIQHLENRDPTLHSELGLTCKPTPVPAPQNQHAWSNSLVTTTDSFWNEKRKSKDVYAVSDESLRSRVALLITNRNFANERLTRKGAEKDEENMEKLLRSLGYEVVKHNDLTAQRMNEVLHTFAEHPKLRDTDSVFVVIMSHGKREFVLGVNHSEENKDEFPVDNIYRHLGPQECPALMNKPKIIIIQACRGETGGSVLVSDSASDKVVCDDVSQQLPANGGGKIVDDAIRYVHKEKDFISLLSSTPDTVSYRREDLGSFLIQYIAEVFNTCSHEDDIDELFRKVMQRFEEFPDNTKRQMPTKDRCTLTKRFYLFPGH, encoded by the exons ATGGCTG acaaGGAGCTCGCCAGAGTGAGAGggagatttgtggaaaaagtctCCAAAGCTTTAATCAAGCAGCTGCTGGATGACCTGCTGGAGGACCGCTTGTTGAACGATGGGGAGACCGACTCTGTGCTGGAGGACAACACGGGGAAAGCGGACATGGCCCGCTGCCTCATCGACATGGTGAGGAGGAAAGGGGACAGAGCCAGCAGGAAGATGATCCAACACCTTGAGAACAGAGACCCTACACTTCACTCCGAACTCGGCCTCACCTGTAAGCCAACGCCAG ttCCAGCTCCTCAGAACCAGCACGCCTGGTCAAACTCCCTCGTCACCACGACCGACTCCTTCTGGAACGAGAAACGGAAATCCAAAGAT GTTTACGCCGTGTCAGATGAGTCCCTCAGAAGCCGCGTGGCCCTTTTAATCACTAACAGAAACTTTGCTAATGAGAGATTAACCAGAAAGGGAGCCGAGAAAGACGAGGAGAACATGGAGAAACTGCTGAGATCCCTGGGATATGAGGTGGTGAAGCACAATGACCTCACTGCACAG AGGATGAATGAGGTTCTGCACACTTTCGCAGAGCATCCGAAGCTGAGGGACACCGACAGCGTGTTTGTGGTGATCATGTCTCATGGGAAACGCGAATTTGTCCTTGGGGTCAACCACAGCgaggaaaataaagatgaattCCCCGTCGACAACATCTACAGACACCTGGGCCCCCAGGAATGCCCTGCCTTGATGAACAAACCCAAGATCATCATCATCCAGGCCTGCAGAGGAG AGACGGGTGGATCCGTGTTAGTCAGTGACAGCGCTTCGGATAAGGTGGTCTGTGATGATGTGTCGCAGCAACTTCCTGCTAATGGAGGCGGCAAGATTGTTGACGATGCTATCCGATACGTCCACAAAGAAAAGGACTTCATCTCCCTCCTGTCCAGCACTCCGG ACACCGTCTCCTACAGAAGAGAGGATCTGGGCTCCTTCCTGATTCAGTACATCGCTGAGGTCTTCAACACCTGCTCCCACGAGGACGACATCGACGAGCTTTTCAGGAAG GTCATGCAGCGCTTTGAGGAGTTTCCTGATAACACCAAAAGACAAATGCCAACAAAAGACAGATGCACTCTAACGAAGCGCTTCTACCTTTTTCCAGGCCACTGA
- the LOC114133592 gene encoding caspase-1-like isoform X3 gives MADKEISKVRSKFVEKVSKPILKQLLDDLLEDRLLNDGEVESVLEDNTNKADMARCLIDIVRKKGTRGSKMLIDHIKTRDEALHAELFPDSQDQPDVASPTNKTWSNRLIPVSDSERTEKMNDPDIYKVSDKSLKSRVALLITNRNFTDDNLTRKGAEKDEENMLNLLRSLQYEVVKHNDLTAKDIDKALLEFTRHPKLKETDSVFVVIMSHGKRGLILGVDHKIDKPDEFPIDTIYKYLGPNKCSKLMDKPKVIIIQACRGASVGHTIVSDSVVSDEASHRPASPTGGLVADSFRYVHKEKDFISLLSSTPDTVSYRREDSGSFLIQYIVEVFNTCSHKDDIDELFRKVMQRFEDFPDEKMRQMPTKDRCTLTRRFYLFPGY, from the exons ATGGCAG ATAAGGAAATTTCCAAAGTCCGCAGCAAATTTGTGGAGAAGGTGTCAAAGCCGATACTCAAGCAGCTCCTGGACGACCTTCTCGAGGATCGTTTGTTGAACGATGGCGAGGTGGAGTCTGTGCTTGAGGACAACACCAACAAAGCAGACATGGCGCGCTGCCTCATCGACATTGTGAGGAAGAAGGGCACCAGAGGCAGCAAGATGCTGATCGACCACATTAAAACCAGAGATGAAGCGCTGCACGCCGAGCTGTTCCCTGATTCACAGGATCAACCGG ATGTAGCTTCTCCGACAAACAAAACCTGGTCAAACAGACTCATCCCCGTGTCTGACTCTGAGAGGACGGAAAAAATGAATGATCCAGAT ATTTACAAAGTGTCCGATAAGTCTCTGAAAAGCCGCGTGGCCCTTTTGATCACCAATAGAAACTTTACTGACGACAACTTGACCAGAAAGGGAGCCGAGAAAGACGAGGAGAACATGTTGAATCTGCTCAGATCCCTGCAGTACGAGGTGGTGAAGCACAACGACCTCACAGCAAAG GACATTGACAAGGCTCTGCTTGAATTCACAAGACACCCCAAACTGAAAGAAACCGACAGCGTGTTCGTGGTGATCATGTCTCACGGAAAACGGGGATTGATACTCGGAGTCGATCACAAGATAGACAAACCAGACGAATTCCCCATTGACACAATCTACAAATACCTCGGCCCAAACAAATGCTCCAAACTGATGGACAAACCCAAGGTCATCATCATCCAGGCCTGCAGAGGAG CTTCGGTAGGACATACCATTGTCAGCGACAGCGTGGTGTCCGACGAGGCGTCGCACCGACCAGCCTCTCCTACAGGCGGCCTTGTTGCAGACTCCTTTCGCTACGTTCACAAGGAGAAGGACTTCATCTCCCTCCTGTCAAGCACGCCTG ATACCGTCTCATACAGAAGAGAGGATTCGGGCTCCTTCCTGATTCAGTACATTGTTGAAGTCTTCAACACCTGCTCCCACAAGGACGACATTGACGAACTTTTCagaaaa GTCATGCAGCGCTTCGAAGACTTTCCTGAtgaaaaaatgagacaaatgcCAACAAAAGACAGATGTACTCTAACCAGGCGCTTCTACCTTTTCCCTGGCTACTGA
- the LOC114133592 gene encoding caspase-1-like isoform X1 — MADKELARVRGRFVEKVSKALIKQLLDDLLEDRLLNDGETDSVLEDNTGKADMARCLIDMVRRKGDRASRKMIQHLENRDPTLHSELGLTCKPTPVPAPQNQHAWSNSLVTTTDSFWNEKRKSKDVYAVSDESLRSRVALLITNRNFANERLTRKGAEKDEENMEKLLRSLGYEVVKHNDLTAQRMNEVLHTFAEHPKLRDTDSVFVVIMSHGKREFVLGVNHSEENKDEFPVDNIYRHLGPQECPALMNKPKIIIIQACRGETGGSVLVSDSASDKVVCDDVSQQLPANGGGKIVDDAIRYVHKEKDFISLLSSTPDTVSYRREDLGSFLIQYIAEVFNTCSHEDDIDELFRKVMQRFEDFPDEKMRQMPTKDRCTLTRRFYLFPGY; from the exons ATGGCTG acaaGGAGCTCGCCAGAGTGAGAGggagatttgtggaaaaagtctCCAAAGCTTTAATCAAGCAGCTGCTGGATGACCTGCTGGAGGACCGCTTGTTGAACGATGGGGAGACCGACTCTGTGCTGGAGGACAACACGGGGAAAGCGGACATGGCCCGCTGCCTCATCGACATGGTGAGGAGGAAAGGGGACAGAGCCAGCAGGAAGATGATCCAACACCTTGAGAACAGAGACCCTACACTTCACTCCGAACTCGGCCTCACCTGTAAGCCAACGCCAG ttCCAGCTCCTCAGAACCAGCACGCCTGGTCAAACTCCCTCGTCACCACGACCGACTCCTTCTGGAACGAGAAACGGAAATCCAAAGAT GTTTACGCCGTGTCAGATGAGTCCCTCAGAAGCCGCGTGGCCCTTTTAATCACTAACAGAAACTTTGCTAATGAGAGATTAACCAGAAAGGGAGCCGAGAAAGACGAGGAGAACATGGAGAAACTGCTGAGATCCCTGGGATATGAGGTGGTGAAGCACAATGACCTCACTGCACAG AGGATGAATGAGGTTCTGCACACTTTCGCAGAGCATCCGAAGCTGAGGGACACCGACAGCGTGTTTGTGGTGATCATGTCTCATGGGAAACGCGAATTTGTCCTTGGGGTCAACCACAGCgaggaaaataaagatgaattCCCCGTCGACAACATCTACAGACACCTGGGCCCCCAGGAATGCCCTGCCTTGATGAACAAACCCAAGATCATCATCATCCAGGCCTGCAGAGGAG AGACGGGTGGATCCGTGTTAGTCAGTGACAGCGCTTCGGATAAGGTGGTCTGTGATGATGTGTCGCAGCAACTTCCTGCTAATGGAGGCGGCAAGATTGTTGACGATGCTATCCGATACGTCCACAAAGAAAAGGACTTCATCTCCCTCCTGTCCAGCACTCCGG ACACCGTCTCCTACAGAAGAGAGGATCTGGGCTCCTTCCTGATTCAGTACATCGCTGAGGTCTTCAACACCTGCTCCCACGAGGACGACATCGACGAGCTTTTCAGGAAG GTCATGCAGCGCTTCGAAGACTTTCCTGAtgaaaaaatgagacaaatgcCAACAAAAGACAGATGTACTCTAACCAGGCGCTTCTACCTTTTCCCTGGCTACTGA